Within the Opitutaceae bacterium TAV5 genome, the region CCGGTGACGGGCGCCTGGTTGACCGAAGAGCGGCCGGTGGTCACGACACCGTCGAGCGGGATGCGTTCGCCGCTGCGCACGAGCACGGTGGAATCGACGGGCACGTCGGCGACGGCGCGCTCCTCGATCCCGCCGCCGCGGGTGCGGATGCGGGCGGTGTCCGGCACGATTTCGAGCAGCGCCCTGACGGCGCGCTGCGAGCGCCGGTCGGCCCAGCCTTCGAGCCATTCGGCGACGCCGAAAAGAAACACGACGGTGGCGGCTTCCGACCACTGGCCGATGACGGCCGCGCCGATGGTGGCGAGGACGACGAGCAACGGAATGGTGGGCCGCAGTCGCCGCAGCGCCTGCCACGCCCCGGGAAGCAGGAACCAGCCTCCGGTGACGATGCCCGCCGCTCCGGCCGCCGTTACGGCTCCCGCCGGGCCGATGTGTCCCCATTCGAGTACGAGCGCCACCGCCACGCAGATGCCGGAGACGACAAGACCGGGCGCGCGCCAGGAGCCGCCGGCTTCGTGATCGCAGCCTCCATCATGGGTATGGCCATGGTTGCAGCCCTTGTGGTCAGGCCCGTGCCCGTGTTCGTGGTGATGATCGCAGCATTCGCCGTGCGCGTGATCATGCGGATGATCGTGGCCGGACGGAGGCGAAGCGGACGAGTCGCCGGCATGTTTCGCCTTGTGGGGGTGGCCTGCGCATTGGCATCGGCCCTGCGGATGAAGGTGGGTTTCCCCGTCGGGATTGTCTGCCATCATGTTATATGGGATATGCCCCCTACCCCCATATGGCAACGATGAATTTATCGACTCGCGCGAGGGCGGCGCCTGTGCCAGGGTTGGCGGCATGTCAGGCTCCCGCGAGACGCATCCACCTCAGGATATCAAGGCGCTATCGATCCGTTTGCGCAAGGTCACCGGCCAGCTCAGGGCGGTGGAGCGGATGCTGGAGGAGGACTACGATTGCGCCGATGTGCTCACGCAGCTCGTGTCCGCCCGGCGCGCGCTCAAGGCGCTTTCGGAAAAACTGATCCAGTCGCACATGGAGCATTGCATCGAGGGGGCCGGAGATCCGGCGGCGGCGAAGAAAAAGCTGCGCGACCTGCTGACGGTGTTGCAGCGGTACGTGGAGTGAGGCGCGCCCGCCGGACACGCCGCCGCTCCTGTTCCCTCACGCCGCCAGGCCGGCGGCGAGGGCGAGGGCGCTTTTGGCGCGGTTAAGGATGTAGAGGTGGTAGCCGGGCGCGCCGAGCGCGAGCAGGCCGCGGATCTGGTCGAGCGCCCAGTCGATGCCGATGACTTCAACCACGTCGGGATCCTCGGCGGCGACTTCGAGCCGGCGGGAGAGCGCGGCGGGCAGTCGCGTGCCGGAGAGCGAGGTGATGCGCTGGATCTGTTTGATCGAGAGCACCGGCATGATGCCGGGGATGACGGGCACGTGGATGCCGTGGGCCCGGCATTTTTCGACGAAGCGCGCGTAGATGGCGTTGTCGAAAAAAAGCTGCGTGGTGACGAACGCCGCGCCGGCGTCGACCTTGCGTTTGAGCGCGTCGAGATCGGCCTCGAAGGTGGCGGCTTCGGGATGTTTTTCCGGGTAGCCGGCCACGCCGAGGCAGAAGTCGGGATGGCGGCGCTTGAGCAACTCGACGAGTTCGCTGGCATGACGCAGGCCATCGGGCGCGGGGGTGAAGGTGGTGTCGCCTTTGGGCGGGTCGCCGCGAAGGGCCATGATGTTGCGGAAACCGTCGGCGTGGATCCGGTCGGCGAGGGTGTCGAGCTCGGCGCGGGAGTGGCCGACGCAAGTGAGGTGCGGCATCACGGTGAAGCCGAGTTCGTCCTTGAGGATGCGACTGACCTGGGTGGTGCGCTGGCGGGTGGAGCCGCCGGCGCCATAGGTCACGGACACGAAATCCCACGGCACCTTGCGCAGCGCGGTGGCGGCGGCGCGGAGCGATTCGACGCCGGCGTCATCACGCGGAGGGAAAAACTCGAGCGAACGCAGCGGCCGGTGATCGGGAAAAAGCGTGGAGATGGGACGGTCGGATGACATTTTTCTGAAAGCCACAGGACAATGCGGACGGAAGGCGGAGCGACAAGGGCACAATGGAGGGACAGCGTTCCCGCGAGCCTCTTCCTTTCCGTTTTACTGCGATGCGGATTTGAGGCATGGTGTCCGGTTTCGCGCTTTATACCGACACCATGCAACCGCTCCGGATCGTCACCTACAATATCGCTCATGGACGCGGGCTTGCGCCGATCCAGGGGCTGGCGTCACGGCGTCAGGTGCGGCGGAACCTCCTCAAAATTTCCTGCCTGCTCGCCACCCTGAAGCCTGACATCGTGGCCTTGCAGGAGATCGACGAAAATTCCCGCTGGGCAGGAAACTTCGACCATCTCGAACTGTTGCGCCGCGCCGGACGGTTTCCCCATGCGATCTTCGGCGTGCACAACCGGCGCGAGGGGCTTTTTAATCTCAATTACGGCAATGCCATCCTTTCGCGGCATCCGATCGTGGAGTGGGAGACGATGCCCTTCGGCCAGCGCAAGGTCGGCGAAAAAGGGTTTCTTTTCGCCGAGGTGGACGTGAACGGACAGCGTGTGCCGGTGGTCAACCTGCACCTGCATTACCGGTCGCGCCGTCACCGGCTGGACCAGGTGGACAAGGTTTTCGATTACCTGGAGGCGCGCGAGCAGACGACCGGCCCGGGCTGGGCGATGCCGCCCGTGGTGTGCGGCGATTTCAACGCCGCCGATTCGCCGCAGGATGCGACCTCCAGCCTGCTTTCGCAGATGGATCATTTCGGGGGCTATGCGCTGCATCCGGCGGACGGCAAACGGACGTTCCCGTCGCCGTTGCCGAGCCGGTTGCTCGATTTTGTGCTCGTGCCGGAGCAGCAGCGGGTGACGCGCAGCGAGGTCGTGCGCAGTTTTCTTTCGGATCACCGTCCCGTGCTCGTGGAAATGGAAATCGCGAAGAAACGGTGACGCCCCGGAGCGGCGGCATGGCAAGCTGTCGCTCCTGCCTTGCATCGCCGCGCCAGGCTCCACTTGCTTGCGAGCGTGACTCTCCTCGACCGGCATGTGCTTCGTGAATGGTTTTCGATCCTCGGCATCGCCCTGGCGGCGACGGTCGGGCTGCTGCTCATGCATTCGCTGTACAGCGACCTCGAGGACCTGCTCGCGGCGGGCGCGAGGCTCGACGACCTCGCGTACTACTTTACGGTCAAAATCCCCGGGTTTTTCGCGACGGTGTTCCCGATCGTGTTGCTGGTGTCGCTGCTCTATTCGCTCGGGCGGCTGCACTACACCAACGAAATCACCGCCATGCGCGCGGCCGGGCTCGGGCTGTTTCGCATCACGCGGGGGATCTGGGTTTCGGGCCTGCTGTTTTGCGGGCTGGTCTGGGTGCTCAACGCCACGGTGGTCCCGTGGTCGGTGGAGGCCAGCCGCGTGGCGTACGACAGCATGCGTTTCCGCCAGCAGGCTTCGCAGGAAAAGGCCGAGCGCGTGGGACTGCGGTTCAACGTCTCGTTTCATAACCAGAAGGAACGCCGGATGTGGTTTTTCAACCGGTACAGCGAATTCACCCGGCACGGTTACGGCGTGTCCGTCGTGGAGCTCGACGCGAAAGGCCGCGAGAAAACGCGCCTGCTCGCGGGCGAGGCCTGGTTCGACGACGCGGCCGATGCCTGGCAGTTTCGCAACGGACGCGAGATCACGCTCGATCCGGAGCGCGGCGGCGAGACGTTGACGAACGCCCCTTTCGAACGGCTCCGGCGCGCCGGCTGGACGGATGATCCGGAGCTGATGACGGTGTTCGGTCTCAAGCCCGACGACCTCTCGGTCTTCCAGTTGCGGCGCGTGCTGGAATTTTACCGCGAGGAAAACCACCCGAAGGTCAATCTGTATGCGATGCGCTACTACGGCTTGCAGGCGGAGGCGCTGAGCCCGCTGATCATCATCGCCATCGCGGTGCCGTTCGCGGTCGGCGGCGTGCGGGTGAATCCGGCCGTCGGCGTGTCGAAATCCATCGGCCTGTTTGTGCTGTATTTCCTGATACTGAAAATCGCCACCGCGCTCGGCGCGCGCGACGCGGTGCCTCCGCTCTGGGCGGCGGTCCTGCCCAATCTCGCTCTGCTCGCCGTCGGCCTCGGCGCGCTCGCGCGGGCGCGCTAGCGCCTCTGCCCGACGGCTCCGGCAATTCCAAATTTGAAATCCCGAATCTGAAATTTCAAATGACAGACACCGCCTCCTCTTCTCCTCATCCCCCGACTGGCTCTTCCGCCGGATTCACCGCCGCGTTGCAGCGGATCAGCGCGCTCGGGGCCCGGGCCTCCGATCCGGGGGAGACGATGCGCGCCATTCTCGGCATTGTCATCGAGTACTTCGGCGCCTCGGCCGGCACGATTTCCCTGCTCAATCCCGACACCGGCAAACTCGAGATCGACGTCCACCAGGGCATGCCGGCGGATATCGACGAGGTCGTCCTGCGACTGGGGCAGGGGATCACCGGCTGGGTGGCGTTTCACGGGCGTCCGCAACTCGTCCCGGACGTGCGCGCCGACCCCCGCTACATCCCGGTGCGGCCCGAAGTGCGCAGCGAGATGACCGCGCCCTTCGTCCAGGAAAGCGGCCAGGTGCTCGGTGTCATCAACCTCGACAGCGACCTGCCCGGAGCCTTCGCCCAGGCGCACCTCGACGAACTCGTCCGCCTCGCCGACGAGGCCACCTGCGTGCTCCTGCGCGTATGGCAGCTCTCCCACCTGCAAGGCAAGGCCCGGCAACTCGAGGCGCTCGTCGCCGCCGGCCAGGCGCTCGTCACCAAGCTGGAACCCCAGGAACTGCACGATACGATCACGCGCGACGCCCGCAAGATCCTCGGCACCCGCGCCAGCGCGCTTTATCTGCACTACCCGGCGCGCGGGGTGATCGCCCTGGCGTCCTTCACGAGCGATGCGGCGCCGGAGTTGTCCGCGTCCGCAACCGGCCCCGCCGCTCCCGGTCCTGCGCCGCTGCCCACCGAGGAACTGCCGGCCGAGGCGTGCCTCGTCACCGCGGTCCTGCACACGCGCAAGCATGTCGAGTTCGCCAACATCCAGTCGCCCGAGTTTCTCGATGTCGTGGACCTGCCGCGCGACCGCGTCCTGCGATCGATGCTGGCGGTGCCGATGTTTTACGAGCAGGAGATCGTCGGCGTGCTCGCCGTGTTCACCGATCACGTCCACCGGTTCAACAACGACGAGAAACGCCTCCTCGCCGCTTTCGGCAGCCTCGCGGCGGTGTCGTTGCAAAACTCGCGCCTCTACTCGCGCGTGTTCCAGAGCGAGGAATCCCTCCGCAAGAACGAACAGCTCACCACGCTCGGCCTCCTCGCCGCCGAGATCGCGCACGAGATCCGCAATCCGCTCACCGTCATCAAGCTCCTCTTCGGTTACCTCGGGCTCGATTTCCCGGAGGGCGACCCGCGCCGCACCGACGTCCGCGTCATCGGCGAAAAACTCGACCAGCTCGAGGAGATCGTCTCGCGCGTGCTCACGCTCGCCAAGGCCCCGACCAGCCTGCATTCGCGCTGGAATCTCGCCGAGATCATCGAGGACACGATTGTCCTCATCCGCCTCAAGCTCGCCCAGGGCAAGATCGCCCTTCGCATGGAACTGCCTCCGCGTCCGCTCTCGGTCGATGTCAACAAGGGCCAGATCCAGCAGGTGTTGCTCAACATCCTGCTCAATTCCACGCAAGCCATGCCCGAAGGCGGCACGATCACCGTGCGCGTCGCCTCCGACCGGAAGGACGGCGCGGCCTGCGCGGTGGTGGATGTCAGCGACACCGGCCGCGGCATCCCGGGGCACATCAGCGAGAAGATTTTCGAATCCTTCCTTTCCACGCGGCCCGACGGCACCGGCCTGGGGCTGGCGATCGCCAAGCGCATCCTGCTCAGCCACCACGGCGACATCAGCCTGCACGGCACCGGCCCCGACGGCACCACGATCCGCATCCGCCTCCCGCTCGCGCCATAGAGACCGGGCAGGATGGCCACAAAAAACACAAAGTTTCTGTCTGCCCGGCGAGAATCTCCCGTGCGCCTATAGGCGCGATGAAAGGTTTCATCCGCGGCGGGTTCTTTGGTGTTTTTTGTGGCCATTCCTCCCCTTCACGGTTGCTCCGGCCCCTTCTGATACTTCCGATAAGCAAACGGCATTGTTACCCCCGGGAATCACGCTGGCGTTGCCACTCGCACCGGTGTGAGACCGAATCGCATTTGTGAAGACAGATTCCAACTCAGCCACCCTGACTGCTCCGGCCACCGGGACGCCTTTCGTGAAAGGCCCCTGGAACGATGCGATCGACGTCTACGATTTCGTCGTCCGCAACATCACCCCGTACACGGGCGATGCCGGATTCCTTTCCGGGCCAACCAAAAGCACAAGTTACCTCTGGGAGGTTTGCCGCAACGCGCTCGCGGAGGAGCGATCCCGGAACGGCTGCCGTGCGGTGGATGCCGGGACCATTTCCACCATCACCAGCCACAAACCCGGTTACATCGATCAGGACCACGAGCTCATCGTCGGTCTCCAGACCGACGAGCCCCTCAAACGCGCCATAAAACCCTTCGGCGGCATCAACGTCGTCAAGAACGCCCTCAAGGAACGCGGCATCGAGCTTTCCCCGGCCGTCGTCGAAACCTTCAGGTACGCCAAAAACCACAACGACGCCGTCTTTTCCGCCTACGACGGCGAAGTCCGCGCCTACCGCTCGAAGCACATCGTCACCGGCTTGCCCGACAACTACGCCCGCGGCCGCATCATCGGCGACTACCGCCGCCTCGCCCTCTACGGCGCCGACCGCCTCATCGCCGCCAAAAAGGCCGATTTCGCCGGGCTCGACCGCGACAACATGAGCGGCCGCCTCATCCGTCTCCGCGAGGAAGTCGCCATGCAGATCGCTGCCCTCAAGGACATCGTGACGATGGCCGCCGGCTACGGCTGCGATGTCTCCCGCCCCGCGCAAAACGCCCGCGAGGCCACCCAGTGGGTTTATTTCGCCTACCTCGCCGCCGTGAAGGAGCAGGACGGCGCGGCCATGTCGCTCGGCAACGTCTCCTCCTTCCTCGACATTTATTTTGAACGCGATCTCCGCAGCGGCGCCCTCACCGAGGAACAGGCACAGGAAATCATCGACCAGTTCGTCATGAAACTCCGCCTCGTGCGCCATCTCCGTCCCGGCGCCTACGACGAGATTTTCGGCGGCGACCCCACCTGGGTCACCGAGTCCATCGGCGGCCAGCTCCGCGACGGGCGCACCAAGGTCACGAAAACCTCCTTCCGCTTTCTCCAGACGCTCTACAACCTCGGCGCCTCGCCCGAGCCCAACCTCACCGTCCTCTGGTCGCAAAAACTCCCCGCCGGCTTCAAGACCTTCTGCGCGCAGGTCTCCATCGACACCTCCTCGCTCCAGTACGAGAACGACGACCTCATGCGCCGCGTCCGCGGCACCGATGACTACGGCATCTCCTGCTGCGTCTCCCACCAGGCCATCGGCAAATCCATCCAGCACTTCGGCGCCCGCGCCAACCTCCCCAAAACCCTCCTCCTCGCCCTCAACGCCGGCCGCGAGGAAATCGACGGCGCGCCCGTCATGAAGGACATCCCGGCGCTCCCGGACGGTCCCCTCGACTACGAACAGGTGATGGGCAACTTCCGGGTCGCCCTCGCGCAACTCGCCCGCGTGTACGCCAAGGCGATGTTCATCATCCACTACATGCACGACAAGTATTACTACGAGAAGGCGCAGATGGCCTTCATCGATACCGACCCGCGCATCGACATCGCCTACGGAGCCGCCGGCATCTCCATCATCGCCGACTCCCTCTCCGCCATCAAGTACGCCAAAGTCACGCCCGTGCGTGACGAAAACGGCATCGCCACCGGTTTCACCGTCGAGGGCGACTATCCGAAGTACGGCAACGACGATGACCGCGTGGACACCCTCGCGCAGGAAGTCACGAAAATCTTCGTCACCGAACTGCGCCGGCACAAGGCCTACAAGGACGCCAAGCCCACGCTCTCGCTCCTCACGATCACCTCCAACGTCATGTACGGCAAAAACACCGGTGCCACGCCCGACGGCCGCCAGGCCGGCGAGCCCTTCGCGCCCGGCGCCAATCCCATGCACGGCCGCGACAGCCATGGCGCCATCGCCTCGCTCAACACCGTGGCCAAGCTCGCCTACAACGACGCCGAGGACGGCATCTCGAACACCTTCTCCATCGTGCCGAAGGCGCTCGGCGCCACGCGCGAGGACCAGGTGGAAAACCTCGTCGGCATGATGGACGGCTACTTCATGCGCAACGCCCACCACCTCAACGTCAACGTGCTCAACCGCGAGACGCTGAAAAAGGCGTACGAAAACCCGGAGGAGTATCCGCAACTCACGATCCGCGTGTCCGGCTACGCCGTGAACTTCACGCGCCTCTCGCGGGCGCACCAGATGGAAGTCATCACGCGGACCTTCCACGAGACGATGTGAAATCCCGCCGGGCGCGACTTAAGTCGATTTGAATCGACTTAAGTCGCCTCAAAACGGGAGCGCCCCCCCCTTGTCCGCCACCCTCCGCATCCACTCCATCGAAACGCTCGGCACCCACGACGGTCCCGGGCTGCGGATGATCGTGTTCACGCAGGGCTGCCAC harbors:
- a CDS encoding 5,10-methylenetetrahydrofolate reductase; its protein translation is MSSDRPISTLFPDHRPLRSLEFFPPRDDAGVESLRAAATALRKVPWDFVSVTYGAGGSTRQRTTQVSRILKDELGFTVMPHLTCVGHSRAELDTLADRIHADGFRNIMALRGDPPKGDTTFTPAPDGLRHASELVELLKRRHPDFCLGVAGYPEKHPEAATFEADLDALKRKVDAGAAFVTTQLFFDNAIYARFVEKCRAHGIHVPVIPGIMPVLSIKQIQRITSLSGTRLPAALSRRLEVAAEDPDVVEVIGIDWALDQIRGLLALGAPGYHLYILNRAKSALALAAGLAA
- a CDS encoding endonuclease, which produces MVSGFALYTDTMQPLRIVTYNIAHGRGLAPIQGLASRRQVRRNLLKISCLLATLKPDIVALQEIDENSRWAGNFDHLELLRRAGRFPHAIFGVHNRREGLFNLNYGNAILSRHPIVEWETMPFGQRKVGEKGFLFAEVDVNGQRVPVVNLHLHYRSRRHRLDQVDKVFDYLEAREQTTGPGWAMPPVVCGDFNAADSPQDATSSLLSQMDHFGGYALHPADGKRTFPSPLPSRLLDFVLVPEQQRVTRSEVVRSFLSDHRPVLVEMEIAKKR
- a CDS encoding permease, which translates into the protein MTLLDRHVLREWFSILGIALAATVGLLLMHSLYSDLEDLLAAGARLDDLAYYFTVKIPGFFATVFPIVLLVSLLYSLGRLHYTNEITAMRAAGLGLFRITRGIWVSGLLFCGLVWVLNATVVPWSVEASRVAYDSMRFRQQASQEKAERVGLRFNVSFHNQKERRMWFFNRYSEFTRHGYGVSVVELDAKGREKTRLLAGEAWFDDAADAWQFRNGREITLDPERGGETLTNAPFERLRRAGWTDDPELMTVFGLKPDDLSVFQLRRVLEFYREENHPKVNLYAMRYYGLQAEALSPLIIIAIAVPFAVGGVRVNPAVGVSKSIGLFVLYFLILKIATALGARDAVPPLWAAVLPNLALLAVGLGALARAR
- a CDS encoding histidine kinase encodes the protein MTDTASSSPHPPTGSSAGFTAALQRISALGARASDPGETMRAILGIVIEYFGASAGTISLLNPDTGKLEIDVHQGMPADIDEVVLRLGQGITGWVAFHGRPQLVPDVRADPRYIPVRPEVRSEMTAPFVQESGQVLGVINLDSDLPGAFAQAHLDELVRLADEATCVLLRVWQLSHLQGKARQLEALVAAGQALVTKLEPQELHDTITRDARKILGTRASALYLHYPARGVIALASFTSDAAPELSASATGPAAPGPAPLPTEELPAEACLVTAVLHTRKHVEFANIQSPEFLDVVDLPRDRVLRSMLAVPMFYEQEIVGVLAVFTDHVHRFNNDEKRLLAAFGSLAAVSLQNSRLYSRVFQSEESLRKNEQLTTLGLLAAEIAHEIRNPLTVIKLLFGYLGLDFPEGDPRRTDVRVIGEKLDQLEEIVSRVLTLAKAPTSLHSRWNLAEIIEDTIVLIRLKLAQGKIALRMELPPRPLSVDVNKGQIQQVLLNILLNSTQAMPEGGTITVRVASDRKDGAACAVVDVSDTGRGIPGHISEKIFESFLSTRPDGTGLGLAIAKRILLSHHGDISLHGTGPDGTTIRIRLPLAP
- a CDS encoding hypothetical protein (phage-associated protein); this translates as MENLVGMMDGYFMRNAHHLNVNVLNRETLKKAYENPEEYPQLTIRVSGYAVNFTRLSRAHQMEVITRTFHETM